A stretch of Gallus gallus isolate bGalGal1 chromosome 2, bGalGal1.mat.broiler.GRCg7b, whole genome shotgun sequence DNA encodes these proteins:
- the RAB5A gene encoding ras-related protein Rab-5A isoform X1: protein MANRGATRPNGPNAGNKICQFKLVLLGESAVGKSSLVLRFVKGQFHEFQESTIGAAFLTQTVCLDDTTVKFEIWDTAGQERYHSLAPMYYRGAQAAIVVYDITNEESFARAKNWVKELQRQASPNIVIALAGNKADLANKRAVDFQEAQAYADDNSLLFMETSAKTSMNVNEIFMAIAKKLPKNEPQNTGASSARGRGVDLTEPTQPPKSQCCSN from the exons ATGGCTAATCGTGGAGCAACAAGACCCAACGGGCCAAatgctggaaataaaatttgCCAATTCAAATTAGTACTTCTAGGAGAGTCTGCAGTTGGTAAATCAAGTTTGGTGCTTCGTTTTGTAAAAGGACAGTTTCATGAGTTTCAAGAAAGTACAATTGGAG CTGCTTTTCTAACCCAAACTGTGTGTCTTGACGATACAACGGTAAAATTTGAAATTTGGGATACAGCTGGGCAAGAGCGGTATCACAGTTTAGCACCTATGTACTACAGAGGAGCGCAAGCAGCTATAGTTGTATACGACATTACAAATGAG GAGTCCTTTGCCAGAGCAAAAAACTGGGTCAAAGAACTTCAGCGTCAAGCAAGTCCTAACATTGTAATAGCTTTAGCAGGAAACAAAGCTGATCTAGCTAACAAAAGAGCTGTGGATTTCCAG gaagCACAAGCTTATGCAGATGACAACAGTTTATTGTTCATGGAGACATCTGCCAAAACATCGATGAAcgtaaatgaaatatttatggcAATTG cAAAAAAATTGCCAAAGAATGAACCACAGAATACAGGAGCCAGCTCTGCCAGAGGAAGAGGAGTAGACCTTACTGAACCCACACAACCACCCAAGAGTCAATGTTGTAGTAACTAA
- the RAB5A gene encoding ras-related protein Rab-5A isoform X2, with the protein MSELLECSMKKCCLLHQDEMYLVAAFLTQTVCLDDTTVKFEIWDTAGQERYHSLAPMYYRGAQAAIVVYDITNEESFARAKNWVKELQRQASPNIVIALAGNKADLANKRAVDFQEAQAYADDNSLLFMETSAKTSMNVNEIFMAIAKKLPKNEPQNTGASSARGRGVDLTEPTQPPKSQCCSN; encoded by the exons ATgtcagagctgttggagtgtagcatgaagaaatgctgtttgttGCATCAAGATGAGATGTATCTAGTAG CTGCTTTTCTAACCCAAACTGTGTGTCTTGACGATACAACGGTAAAATTTGAAATTTGGGATACAGCTGGGCAAGAGCGGTATCACAGTTTAGCACCTATGTACTACAGAGGAGCGCAAGCAGCTATAGTTGTATACGACATTACAAATGAG GAGTCCTTTGCCAGAGCAAAAAACTGGGTCAAAGAACTTCAGCGTCAAGCAAGTCCTAACATTGTAATAGCTTTAGCAGGAAACAAAGCTGATCTAGCTAACAAAAGAGCTGTGGATTTCCAG gaagCACAAGCTTATGCAGATGACAACAGTTTATTGTTCATGGAGACATCTGCCAAAACATCGATGAAcgtaaatgaaatatttatggcAATTG cAAAAAAATTGCCAAAGAATGAACCACAGAATACAGGAGCCAGCTCTGCCAGAGGAAGAGGAGTAGACCTTACTGAACCCACACAACCACCCAAGAGTCAATGTTGTAGTAACTAA
- the PP2D1 gene encoding protein phosphatase 2C-like domain-containing protein 1, which translates to MTWEEKSQDKARPPNDEPRRDEEDHLEKIMMAPENADATGISILCSVCQQAIYPHHLFNHKKTHKALTSLGYDSSQTRVDNETLLAQRQKLISKVTKLPKNSERHRQKINDSFEFLMDGHASTLYCDLDNTNTVNTLKNVKNSSIKALSICQDKNSMWQRDMEDRFFVVDNYGSRSDTCFLGLIDGHHGTTAAETVAAELPLLFLDQLAQTDPSYRMTKEEQQILDSFATVITEDYRKKERIFSDRQENKTHKTNTYEWIHKAYAKAFWRMDRLLQLGRNEVSRVRWSGCSVVTCLMERLPSENMDDTEERKHLENSSQSSLTRTTEDVAGLLHIANIGNTHAVLCKNGKSYHLSEEHSTSNVREKKRILQNDGNISTNEPDGLVEGHLRTTRGLGYHGDPVLKRSVIPVPHSISVPIDDSCQFLILASNGLWEVLDYKQVCALTLTTFTHYLRTYECIQQNGASLYNCQYLIPLSEEELRDSKATNYQQVGTEMLDSNTEIFLPDSKSSLTHGKPKCSRTSYLQSKNGVVPKEIDDHNNQADPEPILFSNDEIGPKKRGIKQCDSSTEVSSEELKQSEDRKVYLRNSSLPHSQTTESEETDIIHATSPSYLQTQHCTKAYLSIYDSDPQLAEKTDFKVSRDKPVGYTGQQLLKTTLPVDCKPPTHFEEDTKTYLSGCESQIAGKGGVTSKALYDNAASYISEQLVKAALDAGSRDNITVLVVLLNGCDKLPN; encoded by the exons ATGACATGGGAGGAAAAATCACAGGACAAAGCAAGGCCACCCAATGATGAACCGCGCAGAGATGAGGAGGATCATCTGGAGAAGATCATGATGGCACCTGAGAATGCAGATGCCACAGGCATTTCAATTCTCTGTTCAGTGTGTCAACAAGCAATATATCCACACCAtctttttaatcacaaaaaaacccacaaagccCTAACTTCGTTGGGCTATGATAGCTCACAAACAAGGGTGGATAACGAAACACTTTTAGCTCAGAGACAGAAGCTAATTTCAAAAGTGACCAAGCTTCCTAAGAATTCTGAAAGACATCGTCAGAAGATCAATGATTCATTTGAATTTCTTATGGATGGTCATGCTTCTACATTATATTGTGATCTTGACAATACAAACACTGTTAACACTCTCAAGAATGTAAAAAATTCTTCAATAAAGGCATTATCAATTTGCCAAGATAAAAATTCCATGTGGCAGAGAGACATGGAAGACAGATTTTTTGTAGTGGACAACTATGGAAGTAGGTCAGATACATGTTTTCTGGGACTAATTGATGGGCACCATGGCACGACAGCTGCAGAAACAGTTGCAGCAGAGCTTCCACTTTTATTTCTTGACCAGCTTGCTCAAACAGATCCCTCCTATAGAATGACCAAGGAGGAACAGCAAATTCTAGACTCTTTTGCCACAGTAATCACAGAAGActacaggaaaaaggagaggattTTCTCTGACAGACAGGAGAACAAGACCCATAAGACAAATACTTATGAATGGATTCACAAAGCATATGCCAAGGCCTTCTGGAGAATGGACAGACTTTTACAGCTAGGAAGGAATGAGGTTTCTAGAGTTCGATGGAGTGGCTGCTCAGTTGTAACCTGTTTGATGGAAAGACTCCCCAGTGAAAATATGGatgacacagaagaaagaaaacacttggaAAACAGCAGTCAAAGTTCATTAACGAGGACAACTGAGGATGTTGCTGGGCTCCTGCACATTGCTAACATAG GTAACACACATGCAGTTTTATGTAAAAATGGCAAGAGTTATCACCTCTCAGAAGAGCACAGCACTTCTAATGTAAGGGAGAAAAAACGCATACTTCAGAATGATGGAAACATCAGCACTAATGAACCAGATGGATTAGTAGAGGGTCACCTTAGAACTACAAGAGGTCTTGGATATCACGGAGATCCCGTACTAAAAAGATCTGTTATACCTGTACCTCATAGCATCTCTGTCCCAATTGATGATTCTTGTCAATTTCTCATTTTAGCTTCTAACGGGCTTTGGGAGGTTTTGGATTACAAGCAAGTATGTGCATTAACACTAACCACATTCACTCATTATCTGAGAACGTATGAATGTATTCAACAAAATGGGGCTTCTCTGTATAACTGCCAGTATTTGATACCCCTTTCTGAAGAAGAGTTAAGAGACTCAAAGGCTACGAATTATCAGCAAGTTGGAACAGAGATGCTGGACTCCAATACGGAGATTTTTCTCCCTGACTCAAAAAGCAGCCTTACACATGGAAAGCCAAAATGTTCTAGGACGAGCTACTTGCAAAGTAAAAATGGAGTTGTTCCTAAGGAAATTGATGACCACAACAATCAAGCTGATCCAGAACCGATACTTTTCAGTAATGATGAGATAGGTCCAAAGAAAAGAGGGATAAAACAGTGTGATTCTAGCACAGAAGTCAGCtctgaagaactgaaacagtCAGAGGACAGAAAAGTTTATCTACGTAACAGTTCTCTGCCACATTCACAAACCACAGAATCAGAAGAAACAGACATTATCCATGCAACTAGTCCAAGTTACCTGCAGACTCAACATTGTACAAAAGCATATCTATCTATTTATGACTCAGATCCACAACTGGctgaaaaaacagattttaaggTATCACGTGACAAGCCTGTAGGTTATACTGGCCAGCAACTGCTGAAGACTACACTGCCAGTGGATTGTAAGCCACCTACACATTTTGAAGAGGACACAAAAACATACCTGTCCGGTTGTGAATCACAAATTGCAGGAAAAGGTGGGGTCACTTCCAAGGCACTCTATGACAATGCAGCAAGCTACATCAGTGAACAATTGGTAAAGGCTGCACTAGATGCAGGTTCAAGAGATAATATCACTGTTTTGGTTGTACTTCTAAACGGATGTGATAAGTTACCAAACTAA